Proteins encoded in a region of the Magallana gigas chromosome 8, xbMagGiga1.1, whole genome shotgun sequence genome:
- the LOC105328983 gene encoding uncharacterized LOC105328983 (The RefSeq protein has 7 substitutions, 1 non-frameshifting indel compared to this genomic sequence), translating into MSLCGPLFRQDCKCKLSILEGPYLVYWKFALQQAMSAVLGILSLYLTCAAAASGSNWGYKGLNGPENWYKLLHNACSGLSQSPINIEREKAIYDPTLNDFALWHDPPRPGSYFDVTNNGHTIQVDTVGPFYVSNGGLPAVYSTAQFHFHWGHENDHGSEHLIDGRASPLELHVVSYNSDEFDLITEAMVQPQGLAVLGVMYEIVDEDNPALEPIINAMNTVRDPGAKARIDAQALRNFLPEDTSMYFRYNGSLTTPGCFESVIWTVFDQKQTISHRQMKMFRTLLQHKSKQGRKKRSLTEQCEQAAEDVLGEIGIKGKVLEELSLELQMEKRQQEQAKQQESTIIKEYKMTHGMSEDEPVKLEDIPASFIQEALYDNFRPVQPLNSRTVYSSFKIEPSKKPVKKIPWGYKGKKGPSNWHTLSENSCLGMYQSPINIDREMTIYNPDINNFIFWYDPPAPNAEFYVFNNGHTVQVNTIGPYYVANGGLSSVYSTAQFHFHWGAENSFGSEHQIDGQSFPLELHVVNYDSVNYASISQAMTEPGGLAVLGVLFRVGDEDNQALEPIINAMKAVQDPEDHSKVKIPAQAIKNFLPEDTTKFYRYNGSLTTPGCFESVIWTVFEDKQTLSHRQMEEFRKLLQHRVEKGEMKKLDLSGGQRKAAKEILVEAGIIGDSKQERELTQALRKKKGFPQMMQDQPALDEEIKANVTVEEITIEIVQEQLVNNYRPVQPINNRLIYRTFTYEPKKEVRYVVRYDSQNKNLAISSSVPSFIVLLTCVIISLFFRK; encoded by the exons ATGTCCCTTTGTGGGCCTCTTTTTCGTCAGGACTGTAAATGCAAGTTGTCAATTTTAGAGGGCCCATATTTAGTATACTGGAAGTTTGCCCTTCAACAAGCAATGTCTGCTGTGCTAGGGATTTTATCTCTTTATCTCACCTGTGCAG CTGCTGCATCGAGCTCACATTGGGGATATAAAGGATTAAATG GACCAGAGAATTGGTACAAGCTGTTGGACAATGCCTGCTCAGGACTCAGCCAGTCACCGATCAACATAGAGAGGGAGAAGGCCATCTATGACCCCACCCTCAATGACTTCGCCCTCTGGCACGACCCCCCTCGTCCCGGCTCATATTTCGATGTCACCAACAATGGACACACAA TCCAAGTTGACACCGTTGGGCCATTCTATGTATCCAATGGGGGCCTGCCTGCAGTATATAGCACTGCCCAGTTTCACTTTCACTGGGGGCACGAAAACGACCATGGGTCAGAGCATCTGATTGATGGGAGGGCCAGTCCGTTAGAG CTCCATGTTGTCAGCTACAATTCGGATGAGTTCGACTTAATCACAGAAGCCATGGTTCAACCTCAGGGATTAGCAGTACTCGGAGTTATGTATGAA aTAGTGGATGAAGATAACCCTGCCTTAGAGCCCATTATCAATGCCATGAACACTGTCAGAGACCCTG GTGCTAAAGTAAAGGCTCGAATCGATGCCCAGGCCCTGAGGAACTTCCTCCCCGAGGACACTTCTATGTACTTTAGGTACAACGGCTCACTGACCACACCAGGCTGTTTTGAGAGTGTCATTTGGACTGTGTTTGATCAGAAACAGACCATTTCCCACAGACAG ATGAAGATGTTCCGCACCCTTCTCCAACATAAGAGTAAACAAGGAAGGAAGAAGAGGAGTCTGACTGAGCAGCGTGAACAGGCAGCCGAGGATGTCCTCGGAGAGATAGGAATCAAAGGCAAGGTCCTCGAGGAGCTGTCTCTGGAACTACAGATGGAGAAAAGGCAGCAGGAGCAGGCCAAACAACAAGAAAGCACCATCATTAAG gaatacaAGATGACGCATGGCATGAGTGAGGATGAACCGGTCAAGTTGGAGGATATCCCAGCATCCTTCATTCAGGAGGCCCTgtacgataacttccgacctgTACAGCCCCTCAACAGTAGAACAGTGTACTCTTCATTCAAGATTGAGCCCTCCAAAA AACCTACAAAAAAGATTCCTTGGGGATACAAGGGAAAGAAAG GTCCCTCCAACTGGCATACACTGTCTGAGAACTCTTGTCTGGGAATGTACCAGTCGCCTATCAACATAGACAGAGAGATGACCATCTACAACCCAGACATCAACAACTTCATCTTCTGGTACGACCCTCCTGCTCCCAATGCCGAATTCTATGTTTTCAACAATGGCCACACAG tACAAGTGAACACAATTGGACCCTACTATGTGGCCAATGGAGGACTGTCTTCCGTCTACAGCACTGCCCAGTTCCACTTCCACTGGGGAGCAGAGAATAGCTTTGGCTCAGAACACCAGATTGATGGACAGAGTTTCCCTCTTGAA CTTCATGTGGTGAACTATGACTCAGTGAACTATGCTTCCATCAGTCAGGCTATGACTGAGCCTGGTGGTTTGGCTGTCCTGGGTGTTCTCTTCAGG gTAGGTGATGAGGATAACCAAGCCTTAGAACCAATAATTAACGCCATGAAAGCTGTCCAAGATCCAg AGGATCACTCTAAGGTGAAGATTCCAGCCCAGGCGATCAAAAACTTCCTGCCCGAGGACACCACTAAGTTCTACAGGTACAACGGTTCACTGACCACGCCCGGATGTTTCGAGAGCGTCATCTGGACTGTGTTTGAGGACAAACAGACTTTATCTCACAGACAG ATGGAAGAATTCCGTAAACTTTTACAACATCGAGTTGAAAAGGGGGAAATGAAGAAACGGGATTTGTCTGGTGGACAGCGGAAGGCAGCTAAGGAGATCTTGGTGGAGGCTGGTATAATCGGGGACGCAAAACAAGAACGGGAGCTCACACAGGCACTCAGGAAGAAGAAG GGTTTTCCCCAAATGATGCAAGATCAACCAGCATTAGATGAAGAGATTAAGGCCAACGTTACAGTAGAGGAGATCACCATAGAAATTGTTCAGGAACAACTGGTGAACAACTACAGACCTGTTCAACCAATCAACAACAGGCTCATCTACCGAACATTCACGTACGAACCAAAGAAGGAAGTTCGTTACGTTGTACGCTACGATTCACAAAATAAGAACCTCGCTATTTCATCATCAGTGCcatcttttattgttttattaacatGCGTCATAATTTCATTGTTCTTTAGAAAGTAA